The proteins below come from a single Leptospira ellinghausenii genomic window:
- a CDS encoding helix-turn-helix domain-containing protein, translated as MLRKKRGIKQYDMARALGVSPSYLSKIETGAQDPTEKFKSSCAKYLKTSVDKLFNESAVEDIYPEFSNGLKNKLWAVRRELGIKQYDFAKKLKVSTPFLSKVELGLLEPPEDFKNLVSKVLKMEKNELFLG; from the coding sequence ATGCTTCGAAAGAAGAGAGGTATCAAACAGTACGATATGGCAAGGGCTTTGGGGGTATCTCCGAGTTATCTTTCCAAAATTGAGACTGGTGCCCAAGATCCGACTGAAAAGTTTAAGTCATCTTGTGCCAAGTATCTCAAGACGTCCGTTGATAAACTCTTTAACGAAAGCGCTGTGGAAGACATCTACCCTGAGTTTTCCAATGGATTGAAAAACAAACTTTGGGCAGTTCGACGTGAGTTAGGAATCAAACAATATGATTTCGCAAAGAAATTAAAAGTTTCGACTCCGTTTCTGTCAAAAGTGGAACTTGGACTTTTAGAACCACCAGAAGATTTTAAGAACCTGGTATCTAAAGTTCTCAAAATGGAAAAAAACGAGCTTTTTTTAGGCTAA
- a CDS encoding YheT family hydrolase — translation MTSSNKEFKPRRFLEGRHLQTVYNVLFPPDNALEDEYYSESILIPTNDGSGDMLWLEHNPPLSQIRKHASAWNGSYIMLVHGMEGSSESHYMVSVGKEALNRGYGVIRMNLRNCGRGLGLARKPYNAGQSEDIEAVLKYIYKHFSRSIFVSGFSLSANMVLKFFGEKREHYAKAFTATSPPLDLKRSCDFIDSRAGNFYRDHFLETMKEKVSEGIYDLSEKQKEQVLRSKSFFDFDDFFTAPISGYTNVLEYYNICSSLKYLPGIKLPGLIVHADDDPVVPSEVWHEIRWKSFPMLQTVLTEKGGHVGFISDPSPDNPEGRWLPKILLDFFDSKI, via the coding sequence TTGACGTCGTCTAACAAAGAGTTTAAACCTAGAAGATTTTTAGAAGGTCGTCACCTTCAAACTGTCTACAATGTACTTTTTCCTCCAGACAATGCACTGGAGGATGAGTATTATTCAGAAAGTATCCTCATTCCCACAAACGATGGGTCTGGGGATATGCTTTGGCTCGAACACAACCCCCCTCTCTCACAAATCCGAAAACACGCTTCTGCTTGGAATGGATCCTACATCATGCTTGTACATGGTATGGAAGGAAGTTCCGAGTCCCATTATATGGTAAGTGTGGGAAAAGAAGCCTTGAACCGAGGTTATGGGGTGATTCGTATGAACCTTCGGAATTGTGGTAGAGGTTTAGGCCTTGCAAGAAAGCCATATAACGCTGGTCAATCGGAAGATATCGAAGCAGTATTGAAATACATTTATAAACATTTTTCGAGATCCATTTTTGTCTCAGGATTTTCTTTATCAGCCAATATGGTATTAAAGTTTTTTGGAGAAAAAAGAGAACATTATGCGAAGGCATTTACAGCCACTTCTCCCCCCCTAGACTTAAAACGTAGTTGTGATTTTATTGATTCACGTGCTGGGAATTTTTACAGAGATCACTTTTTGGAAACAATGAAGGAAAAGGTTTCCGAAGGGATTTATGATTTGTCTGAAAAACAGAAAGAACAAGTCCTTCGTAGTAAGTCTTTTTTCGATTTTGATGATTTTTTTACGGCACCAATTTCTGGTTATACGAATGTTCTGGAATATTACAATATTTGTTCCAGTTTAAAATATTTACCTGGGATTAAACTCCCTGGACTCATTGTTCATGCTGATGATGATCCCGTTGTTCCCTCCGAAGTATGGCATGAAATTCGTTGGAAGTCTTTCCCCATGTTACAGACTGTCCTAACAGAAAAAGGTGGTCATGTAGGTTTTATCAGTGATCCATCTCCTGATAATCCTGAAGGTCGCTGGTTACCCAAGATACTTCTCGATTTTTTTGATTCCAAAATCTAA
- a CDS encoding diacylglycerol/polyprenol kinase family protein, with product MSSGFNFFRKIWHVLGLIIPVTLYLDPFRDAFGLVYATRAILVTSLGIFLLALFLLELFRLSHSGFEAFFYQYFGFLMKESERKRFNGTVPYFLANLIVVCFFPAEVAILAILFLVIGDPFAAYVGSKYGKHRFYNGKSIEGVFGFLIPAFIFSVFVLYLITKSHPESFISLYDHHGFTWTPIVIVFVSVLLSCVTEFFSNTTAKGLVDDNLLIPVVGAISLSVLSLLYLDYTPMDFFFDPNGLYIQK from the coding sequence ATGAGTTCAGGATTTAATTTTTTTCGTAAAATTTGGCATGTATTGGGACTCATCATTCCAGTTACTTTGTATTTGGATCCATTCCGAGACGCATTCGGACTTGTTTATGCCACTCGAGCCATCCTCGTGACTTCACTTGGAATTTTCCTTTTAGCACTTTTTCTATTGGAATTGTTTCGTTTGAGCCATAGTGGATTTGAAGCGTTTTTTTATCAGTATTTTGGTTTTCTAATGAAAGAATCTGAACGCAAACGATTTAATGGGACAGTTCCTTATTTTCTTGCGAACCTAATCGTTGTTTGTTTTTTTCCAGCGGAAGTCGCAATCCTTGCAATTCTATTTTTAGTCATTGGAGATCCGTTTGCTGCTTATGTGGGTAGTAAATATGGCAAACATCGTTTTTACAATGGAAAATCCATTGAAGGTGTATTTGGATTTTTGATTCCCGCATTTATCTTTTCAGTTTTTGTTTTGTATCTCATTACAAAATCTCATCCTGAAAGTTTTATCTCTCTGTATGACCACCATGGATTTACTTGGACTCCCATCGTGATTGTTTTTGTATCGGTTCTTCTGTCTTGTGTTACGGAGTTTTTTTCCAACACAACAGCCAAAGGTTTAGTAGATGACAATCTCCTGATTCCTGTCGTCGGAGCGATTTCCCTTTCCGTATTATCATTGTTATATTTGGATTATACACCTATGGATTTTTTCTTTGATCCAAATGGATTGTACATTCAGAAATAA
- a CDS encoding TldD/PmbA family protein yields MDRGAIEKRLSDQKDLLTNLISKAKSNGIEQVEIYSSYGYSEDVSLEKNDLNNCTATEENMFGIRVIHEGNQGFLISNHIPSLYTSIEEAYQLAKSQSTPDPDLVLPETRPITNQFDTYDSSLDTIGIEDLVSFAKEALGWRSDLYDKINIDSGDFSLNKGYKLIVSSKGVMAHELGAELSASVMGMGVDGDLVGSFDYDSASGFTKDQFKTLWKKAFHNFGDKCMGALYAKPTTGFQGKVLLPPDAVYSFFLGLFIGSLNGTSLRKGKSKMAGKIGEKVASSLLSIWDDPTNKGFMGSTGFDREGMPTSFKKVLTEGVLESYFYNTYEAKKAKLPISNGCATGGAQSLPGCGPKQLQIAPGNANKDEFFKLPGKTLFVNRISGTKDGASGDFSGVVKGGYLLEGGEKIPVREVQIVGNAFDALNQIEAIAKEGELIGESSFVPYMLLDGFTITGVMEN; encoded by the coding sequence ATGGATCGTGGTGCGATAGAAAAACGTTTAAGCGACCAAAAAGATTTACTTACCAATTTAATTTCGAAAGCAAAGTCTAACGGAATCGAACAAGTAGAGATTTATTCCAGTTATGGTTATTCAGAGGATGTAAGTTTAGAAAAAAACGATCTTAACAATTGTACAGCAACAGAAGAAAATATGTTTGGGATCCGCGTGATCCATGAAGGAAACCAAGGGTTTCTCATTTCCAATCACATTCCTAGTTTGTATACATCCATTGAAGAAGCATATCAATTGGCAAAAAGCCAGTCCACTCCAGATCCGGATTTAGTATTACCAGAAACACGACCAATCACAAACCAATTTGATACCTATGATAGTTCCCTTGATACGATTGGAATTGAAGACCTTGTTTCCTTTGCCAAAGAAGCACTTGGTTGGCGAAGTGATTTGTATGATAAAATCAATATTGATTCTGGTGACTTTTCGCTTAACAAAGGTTATAAGTTAATTGTATCTTCTAAAGGAGTGATGGCCCATGAACTTGGAGCAGAACTTTCCGCATCTGTTATGGGAATGGGTGTGGATGGCGATCTCGTTGGAAGTTTTGATTATGATTCTGCTAGTGGTTTTACAAAAGACCAATTTAAGACACTTTGGAAAAAAGCGTTTCATAATTTTGGAGATAAATGTATGGGAGCTTTGTATGCAAAACCAACAACTGGCTTCCAAGGTAAAGTTTTACTCCCACCAGATGCCGTGTATTCCTTTTTCCTAGGGCTTTTTATTGGATCCTTGAATGGAACTAGTTTACGAAAAGGAAAATCAAAAATGGCAGGGAAAATTGGTGAAAAAGTTGCCTCTTCGTTACTCTCCATTTGGGATGATCCAACAAACAAAGGTTTCATGGGATCGACTGGTTTTGACAGAGAAGGAATGCCTACCTCTTTCAAAAAAGTCTTAACTGAAGGAGTTCTCGAATCTTATTTTTATAATACATATGAAGCTAAAAAAGCGAAACTTCCCATTTCCAATGGATGTGCGACTGGAGGTGCCCAAAGCCTACCAGGTTGTGGGCCAAAACAATTACAAATAGCTCCAGGAAATGCAAACAAAGATGAGTTTTTTAAACTGCCAGGCAAAACACTTTTTGTGAATCGAATCTCAGGCACAAAAGATGGGGCATCGGGAGATTTTTCTGGTGTTGTCAAAGGTGGTTACCTCTTAGAAGGGGGTGAAAAAATCCCAGTACGCGAAGTTCAAATTGTAGGAAATGCATTTGATGCTTTAAATCAAATTGAAGCGATTGCAAAAGAGGGAGAACTCATAGGTGAATCGTCATTTGTTCCTTATATGTTACTCGATGGATTTACGATTACAGGTGTGATGGAAAACTAA
- a CDS encoding ClpP family protease → MPEEETPEKEITETIQDLISDKNMGKKFLEKRKIFLWGPVTDESSKELTAKLMYLEMVDPGKPITFYINSPGGVVTSGLVVYDTMQMISSPVHTVCMGMAASMGSILLIGGKKGNRYIWPNGRVMIHQPSIGGQIQAPATDLLIHAQDIVKTKEKLNQMLAEACGKSYEQLVEDTDRDYYMDAEQALAYGIVDKIVNTIDVV, encoded by the coding sequence ATGCCAGAAGAAGAAACACCAGAAAAAGAAATCACCGAAACCATCCAAGACCTCATTAGCGACAAAAACATGGGAAAGAAGTTCCTGGAAAAACGGAAAATCTTTCTCTGGGGTCCTGTCACTGACGAATCCTCCAAGGAACTAACAGCCAAACTCATGTATTTAGAGATGGTTGATCCTGGAAAACCAATTACATTTTATATCAATAGCCCTGGTGGTGTTGTTACCTCCGGACTTGTCGTGTATGATACCATGCAAATGATATCCTCTCCAGTGCACACAGTGTGTATGGGTATGGCTGCCTCGATGGGATCTATTCTCCTCATTGGTGGCAAAAAAGGAAATCGTTACATATGGCCCAATGGTCGTGTGATGATCCACCAACCTTCTATTGGTGGACAAATCCAAGCACCTGCAACGGATTTACTCATCCATGCACAGGACATAGTCAAAACCAAAGAAAAACTCAATCAGATGTTAGCGGAAGCTTGTGGAAAATCCTACGAACAATTGGTGGAAGACACTGATCGCGATTATTATATGGATGCAGAACAAGCACTTGCTTATGGCATCGTGGATAAAATCGTAAACACAATTGACGTCGTCTAA
- a CDS encoding FtsB family cell division protein — protein MTATKASLLLTYVCACLYLGLLSESGVAERMRLEKELTNLNAEVERLVVENQGLEEKERLLKNDAYALEQEARKYYLLSETAHVLKFEEFPEKTGAKPKVLPTSIREAGLGGEWKEPPLFLLRFFFISFSVFLILGVYYKLKRLPHTSNQKRLN, from the coding sequence ATGACAGCAACCAAAGCCTCTCTTCTTTTAACCTATGTTTGTGCTTGTCTTTACCTCGGACTTCTGTCCGAGTCGGGGGTTGCGGAACGTATGCGTTTAGAAAAAGAACTCACAAATCTCAATGCAGAGGTGGAGAGGCTTGTGGTAGAAAACCAAGGGCTCGAAGAAAAGGAAAGGTTACTCAAAAACGATGCCTATGCCTTGGAACAAGAAGCGCGGAAGTACTACCTACTTTCAGAAACAGCACATGTGCTAAAATTTGAAGAATTTCCAGAGAAAACTGGTGCCAAACCAAAGGTTCTTCCTACTTCCATCCGTGAAGCGGGTTTAGGTGGCGAGTGGAAAGAACCACCTCTATTTTTGTTACGATTCTTTTTTATTTCTTTCAGTGTTTTCCTGATTCTAGGTGTGTACTACAAGCTGAAACGCTTGCCTCATACGTCTAACCAGAAAAGACTGAACTAA
- a CDS encoding TldD/PmbA family protein, producing MRDLLKECLSEESGFVELRYHHKESRSFFAERGRVESTALRKRTGVGVRVLESGTWGFASTSEVTKASIQNAIQIAKKAARLSSALRKDKIPNLPKANFAVGDFIGRGIEDFRSRSVEEKLKMVLDIQNEATKQSAKLQSVGCGYSEIYEEKAIVTTDGADSFFSLVRPEFRVSAVAKEDGKLESGSHSIGVTGGWDCLFRNQSPSQISEEACKTAVDLLSSELPLGGLSTVILSPSIVGLLVHEAIGHTVEADFVLSGSVAQGKIGHRVGSDLVTLCDSGSSEFYEGAGGTIPVDDEGVIPTNTVIIKNGILSSYLHNRETAERFGVAPTGSARAWEYGDVPLIRMRNTFLLPGDSSLEEMIANTKDGYYLDGAKNGQADATGEFMFAVQKAYRIQNGKITNLLKGVTVSGLAFDVLQNVDMVSKEFKWDLGSGHCGKGQPAKVDAGGPYVRTKVLLGGK from the coding sequence ATGCGTGACCTTTTAAAAGAATGTTTATCGGAAGAATCTGGGTTTGTTGAATTACGATACCACCACAAAGAAAGTCGTTCCTTTTTTGCAGAACGAGGGCGAGTGGAATCCACTGCTTTACGGAAACGCACTGGGGTTGGAGTTCGGGTATTAGAATCAGGAACTTGGGGTTTTGCTTCTACAAGTGAAGTCACAAAAGCTTCCATCCAAAACGCGATCCAAATCGCAAAAAAAGCAGCTAGGCTTTCCTCTGCCCTTCGCAAAGATAAAATCCCGAATTTACCAAAGGCTAATTTTGCAGTTGGTGACTTTATTGGAAGAGGGATAGAAGATTTTCGTTCTCGTTCTGTGGAAGAAAAGTTGAAAATGGTCCTTGATATCCAAAACGAAGCGACTAAACAATCCGCCAAACTCCAGTCAGTTGGTTGTGGGTATTCTGAAATTTATGAAGAAAAAGCCATTGTTACAACAGACGGAGCAGATAGTTTTTTTAGTTTGGTAAGACCAGAGTTTCGAGTTTCTGCTGTCGCCAAAGAAGATGGAAAATTGGAATCAGGTTCTCATTCGATAGGTGTCACAGGTGGTTGGGACTGTTTGTTTCGGAACCAATCCCCTTCTCAAATTTCGGAAGAAGCCTGTAAAACAGCTGTGGATTTACTTTCCAGTGAACTACCACTTGGCGGGTTATCCACTGTCATCCTGAGTCCTTCCATTGTTGGACTACTTGTCCATGAAGCAATTGGACATACCGTAGAGGCAGATTTTGTGCTCTCGGGTTCTGTTGCCCAAGGGAAAATTGGCCACCGAGTTGGATCCGACTTAGTAACGTTATGTGATTCTGGGTCATCAGAATTTTATGAAGGAGCTGGTGGAACTATCCCTGTGGATGATGAAGGTGTGATTCCAACAAATACTGTCATTATCAAAAATGGAATTCTTTCCTCATACCTCCATAACCGCGAGACTGCAGAACGATTTGGTGTGGCTCCTACTGGTTCTGCAAGAGCTTGGGAATATGGAGATGTTCCTCTCATTCGTATGCGAAATACATTTTTACTCCCTGGAGATTCTAGTTTAGAAGAGATGATTGCAAACACCAAAGATGGGTATTACTTAGATGGAGCTAAGAACGGTCAAGCAGATGCGACTGGTGAGTTTATGTTTGCCGTTCAAAAAGCCTATCGCATCCAAAATGGAAAAATCACGAATTTACTAAAAGGAGTAACTGTTTCAGGTCTTGCATTTGATGTTTTACAAAATGTAGATATGGTTTCCAAAGAATTTAAATGGGATTTGGGATCGGGCCACTGCGGGAAAGGACAACCAGCAAAAGTGGATGCCGGTGGACCCTATGTTCGAACAAAAGTTTTATTAGGTGGTAAATAA
- a CDS encoding STAS domain-containing protein gives MSLDDLVVSTEKIDTVYVTKLQGNLNNFTAEKCIKSVTNSLKHGSVILDLEELNMVTTQGIVAFKTLNEEAFLQKHKIILINLPLSVRQAFLMAGVRNLFPIANNEEAAFKMASRPSR, from the coding sequence ATGAGTTTAGACGATTTAGTAGTGTCCACTGAAAAAATTGATACCGTTTACGTAACCAAATTACAAGGAAATCTAAACAACTTCACAGCGGAAAAGTGCATCAAATCGGTCACCAATTCTTTAAAACATGGGTCAGTGATTCTCGATTTAGAGGAACTAAACATGGTCACAACCCAAGGCATTGTTGCCTTCAAAACATTGAATGAAGAAGCATTTTTACAAAAACACAAAATCATTCTCATCAACCTTCCATTAAGTGTAAGACAAGCATTTCTGATGGCTGGTGTTCGCAATTTATTTCCCATCGCAAATAATGAAGAAGCTGCATTCAAAATGGCTTCCAGACCCAGTAGGTAA
- a CDS encoding LIC12015 family putative lipoprotein produces MIRNKLIHRVMVLGLILLPLINCAKDSEILATFDGGTVTRREMNFVIEASKRGNTEPQPISADIQAKILESIALEKILLKDAIKANKVSEADVTKIETLVKDFLKLNVYMREYVKNGLKSKPLEFINLQLALVRGEDEAENLKKAQDLANRLNTMSDKEVAIEIAKSTDDMTRKPIGGKLEPFCTNCAETPLEDILSEVKIVKQGKFIAYAKQGEGRIAYVVRSLGTEKVHPERLRKYFTSVFDAFKEEAIEYGKTHEDAETKASIAYFTEGESADKANQFASHTMKEYEQGLYQKELKKITEESGITVANLPRFTGPDDVDPKVFTPEYSLYSNKDGKSYTWKDLTADFDAIPSQLKQEYKTDKAKTWDMLNLFQSTILQGKIAETSKRVQKVDSEIGYLMQLDKMKVSLALKSLQDEIKAIPVTVTEAQMRDAYEAGKLYAYSDQDPKNPQNRIPKPYTAVRERIKSEMEGSQRNSFIEQKVSGLKTTYNLVIASDRLKEVTL; encoded by the coding sequence ATGATTCGAAACAAACTAATACATCGAGTGATGGTACTCGGTTTAATTCTCCTGCCCCTGATCAATTGTGCAAAGGATTCTGAGATCCTAGCTACGTTCGATGGTGGGACTGTAACTCGAAGAGAGATGAATTTTGTAATTGAAGCTTCAAAACGTGGAAACACGGAACCACAACCCATTAGTGCTGACATCCAAGCCAAAATATTAGAAAGTATCGCCTTGGAAAAAATTTTACTAAAAGATGCTATCAAAGCAAATAAAGTTTCTGAAGCAGATGTAACTAAAATTGAAACGTTAGTAAAAGATTTCTTAAAACTCAATGTATATATGCGTGAGTATGTAAAAAATGGATTAAAATCAAAACCATTAGAATTTATCAACTTACAACTTGCTTTAGTCCGTGGCGAAGATGAGGCAGAGAACTTGAAAAAAGCCCAAGATCTAGCTAATCGTTTGAACACTATGTCAGACAAAGAAGTTGCCATAGAAATTGCAAAGTCAACGGATGATATGACTAGGAAACCAATCGGCGGAAAATTAGAACCTTTCTGTACCAATTGTGCAGAGACTCCGTTAGAAGACATTTTAAGTGAAGTTAAAATTGTGAAACAAGGTAAATTCATCGCCTACGCAAAACAAGGTGAAGGAAGAATTGCTTATGTAGTACGTTCTCTTGGAACGGAAAAAGTACACCCAGAAAGACTTCGTAAGTATTTTACATCAGTATTTGATGCTTTCAAAGAAGAAGCAATCGAATATGGCAAAACCCATGAAGACGCAGAAACTAAAGCAAGTATTGCATACTTTACAGAAGGTGAATCTGCTGATAAAGCGAACCAGTTTGCATCCCATACAATGAAAGAGTATGAGCAAGGTTTGTACCAAAAAGAACTTAAAAAAATCACAGAAGAAAGTGGAATCACTGTCGCAAACCTTCCTCGTTTTACTGGTCCAGATGATGTGGATCCAAAAGTATTCACTCCAGAATATAGCTTATATTCTAACAAAGATGGTAAAAGTTATACTTGGAAAGATTTAACTGCTGATTTTGATGCAATCCCATCCCAACTCAAACAAGAATACAAAACGGATAAAGCAAAAACTTGGGATATGCTGAACCTTTTCCAATCCACTATCCTCCAAGGCAAAATTGCTGAAACTTCCAAACGAGTTCAAAAAGTAGATAGTGAAATTGGTTATCTCATGCAATTGGATAAAATGAAAGTAAGTTTGGCATTAAAATCGCTACAAGATGAGATCAAAGCCATCCCAGTAACGGTAACAGAAGCTCAAATGCGTGATGCGTATGAAGCAGGAAAATTATATGCTTATTCTGACCAAGATCCTAAAAATCCACAAAATCGAATTCCAAAGCCATATACAGCTGTAAGAGAACGAATTAAATCAGAAATGGAAGGTTCACAACGAAATTCATTTATTGAACAAAAAGTTTCAGGCCTAAAAACTACTTATAACTTAGTGATCGCAAGTGATCGTCTAAAAGAAGTTACACTATAG
- the eno gene encoding phosphopyruvate hydratase — MSQKDSIRSVKAREIMDSRGNPTVEVDVTLEDGSFGRAAVPSGASTGEHEAVELRDGDKKRYSGKGVLKAVDNVNSKISKSILGLSATNQLLVDGTMISLDGTSNKSKLGANAILGVSMAVAKAAAAHSGLPLYRYIGGTFARELPVPMMNIINGGAHADNNIDFQEFMILPVSAPNFREALRMGAEVFHSLKTVLKGKGLNTAVGDEGGFAPNLTSNSEAIEVILTAIEKAGYKPDLDIKIGLDCAASEFYDEKKKKYVLKAEKKPEKTAEELVEYYSNLVSKYPIITMEDGLDENDWTGWKKLSEKLGKKIQLVGDDLFVTNITKLSKGIEKGIGNSILIKVNQIGTLTETLSAIEMAKKAQYTAVVSHRSGETEDATISHIAVATNSGQIKTGSLSRTDRIAKYNELLRIEEELGKNATYSGVGTFYNLR; from the coding sequence ATGTCCCAAAAAGATAGCATACGTTCCGTCAAAGCCCGTGAAATTATGGATTCCAGAGGAAATCCAACCGTTGAAGTGGATGTCACTTTGGAAGACGGTTCGTTTGGTCGTGCGGCGGTTCCCTCTGGGGCATCCACTGGTGAACATGAAGCTGTAGAACTTCGTGACGGTGATAAAAAAAGATACTCCGGAAAAGGAGTTCTGAAAGCAGTCGATAACGTTAATTCTAAAATTTCTAAATCTATACTGGGTCTCTCTGCTACAAACCAACTCCTCGTTGATGGAACCATGATTTCTCTCGATGGGACTTCCAATAAATCTAAGTTAGGTGCTAATGCAATCTTAGGTGTGTCGATGGCAGTCGCAAAAGCAGCGGCAGCACATTCTGGCCTTCCTCTCTATCGTTATATCGGAGGGACTTTTGCTCGTGAACTTCCAGTTCCTATGATGAACATCATCAATGGTGGAGCTCATGCGGACAACAACATCGACTTCCAAGAATTTATGATCCTTCCTGTATCCGCGCCGAACTTTCGTGAAGCACTTCGTATGGGTGCGGAAGTGTTCCATAGCTTAAAAACAGTGTTAAAGGGCAAAGGCCTCAATACTGCGGTTGGTGACGAAGGTGGATTTGCTCCAAACCTGACAAGCAATAGCGAAGCCATCGAAGTGATCCTAACTGCGATTGAAAAAGCTGGGTACAAACCAGACCTCGATATCAAAATTGGTCTCGATTGTGCTGCTTCTGAGTTTTATGATGAGAAAAAGAAAAAGTATGTTCTCAAAGCCGAAAAAAAACCAGAAAAGACTGCCGAAGAACTCGTAGAATACTACTCAAATTTAGTGTCCAAGTATCCGATCATTACCATGGAAGACGGTCTGGATGAAAACGATTGGACAGGCTGGAAAAAACTTTCCGAAAAACTGGGGAAAAAGATCCAACTTGTGGGGGATGATTTGTTCGTAACCAATATCACAAAACTCTCTAAAGGGATCGAAAAAGGGATTGGTAACTCCATTCTCATCAAAGTGAACCAAATTGGAACTCTCACAGAAACCCTCAGTGCGATTGAAATGGCAAAAAAAGCTCAGTACACTGCTGTTGTGTCCCATAGATCGGGAGAAACGGAAGATGCAACGATTTCTCATATCGCTGTTGCGACAAACTCAGGTCAGATCAAAACGGGTTCCTTAAGCCGAACTGACCGAATTGCCAAGTACAACGAACTCCTTCGTATTGAAGAAGAACTCGGGAAAAATGCAACATACAGTGGAGTGGGTACGTTTTACAACCTAAGATAA
- a CDS encoding DUF4416 family protein → MPQEILERPVGASFFLIVSYENEDTLFELKNLSEKRFSKILYESLVLPRWIPDESEREFAYPGRFTKVLSFKQRIHREEIVEKKKDCLEFQTILQKKDLSTLLIPGYVTSHNIVIAKSKDDFHRMYLFQGVYAETVYHFSRGILQPLPSTQNYFKEKEVVYFFNTLRESYEFNKFKS, encoded by the coding sequence ATGCCACAAGAGATTTTAGAGAGACCAGTTGGCGCTTCATTTTTTCTCATCGTATCTTACGAGAATGAAGATACACTGTTTGAATTAAAAAATTTAAGCGAAAAACGTTTTTCTAAAATACTCTATGAGTCATTAGTATTACCCAGATGGATTCCGGATGAATCGGAACGTGAGTTTGCTTACCCTGGTCGTTTTACAAAGGTTTTGTCTTTCAAACAAAGGATCCATAGAGAAGAAATAGTTGAGAAAAAAAAAGACTGTTTGGAATTCCAAACCATCCTCCAAAAAAAAGATTTAAGTACTTTATTGATTCCTGGTTATGTTACCTCACATAACATCGTCATTGCGAAATCCAAGGATGATTTTCACCGCATGTATTTATTCCAAGGAGTTTATGCGGAAACAGTTTATCATTTTTCTAGAGGGATATTACAACCTTTACCTTCTACGCAAAATTATTTCAAAGAAAAAGAGGTAGTTTATTTTTTTAATACTCTCAGGGAATCGTATGAGTTTAACAAATTTAAATCTTAA